In a single window of the Tribolium castaneum strain GA2 chromosome 8, icTriCast1.1, whole genome shotgun sequence genome:
- the LOC100142420 gene encoding dnaJ homolog subfamily C member 30, mitochondrial, translating into MYPSRSYIWFLGPQLRKFHTSFFLRSTKGKSHYDSLGISSKATQADVKSAYYKLSKVYHPDRNKDSDDAAQKFRDITEAYEVLGNVKSRKLYDRGLYFEGVTSGVVRDDPPLNKFYKSRDTQSRPPSEYGRTTVYDFDEWSKAHYGATFQNTLRFKAREKMKMKREKELAEHVKTEKLVLMTVLFAIMAAYVFYEDNDDPNRVVIFGEHIIDKSKTDK; encoded by the exons ATGTACCCCTCTCGTTCCTatatttggtttttggggCCCCAGTTACGTAAATTCcacacctcctttttcctccgaTCTACTAAAGGTAAAAGCCATTACGACTCTCTTGGAATTTCCTCAAAAGCAACGCAAGCTGACGTCAAATCCGCTTATTACAAACTTTCAAAAGTTTACCATCCTGATCGAAATAAAGACAGCGACGACGCCGCACAGAAATTTCGCGACATCACCGAAGCCTACGAAGTGTTAGGGAACGTGAAATCACGCAAACTTTATGACAGAg GTTTATACTTTGAGGGGGTAACATCAGGGGTTGTACGAGACGACCCACCGTTGAACAAGTTTTACAAGTCGAGGGACACACAATCAAGGCCTCCCTCAGAATATGGGAGGACCACAGTTTATGATTTTGATGAATGGTCAAAGGCGCATTATGGGGCCACTTTTCAGAACACTCTGAGATTCAAGGCGagggaaaaaatgaaaatgaaacgAGAAAAAGAATTAGCCGAACATGTGAAAACggaaaaattggttttaatgaCTGTTCTTTTTGCAATTATGGCGGCTTATGTCTTTTACGAGGATAACGATGATCCAAACAGAGTTGTGATATTTGGGGAACATATAATCGATAAGTCTAAGACAGACAAATGA
- the LOC660364 gene encoding stomatin isoform X2: MYLLISIIDSDPLFVQTAFFKVIIFLSKHCLMSVGWKRTDSGGYECFLEYEKTSNMGCVEYAATFGSVVLLILTLPFSLFWCFKALTKDSVTVTVDAVVYYRIQDPLNAVTKVTNYSNSTRLLAMTTLRNILGTRNLAEILSDREAISHAMQTNLDVATDPWGVKVERVEIKDVSLPQQLQRAMAAEAEASREARAKVIAAEGEMKASRALKEAADVINESPAALQLRYLQTLNNISAEKNSTIIFPLPIDLISYFLNYNNGTNGSQII, from the exons ATGTACTTGTTGATATCTATCATCGATAGTGATCCGCTTTTCGTTCAAACagcatttttcaaagttattatatttttatcaaaacactgTTTGATGAGTGTCGGCTGGAAACGCACCGATTCGGGCGGGTATGAGTGCTTCCTAGAGTATG AAAAAACCAGCAACATGGGCTGTGTGGAATATGCCGCTACTTTTGGCTCTGTGGTGCTTCTAATCCTCACTCTCCCATTTTCACTGTTCTGGTGCTTCAAG GCCTTAACTAAAGACTCAGTCACGGTCACAGTGGACGCTGTTGTCTATTACCGCATTCAGGACCCTTTAAACGCAGTCACGAAAGTCACAAACTACAG CAATTCGACCCGACTTTTGGCAATGACGACGCTCCGTAACATTCTTGGAACGCGCAATTTGGCCGAAATTCTTTCAGATCGTGAGGCGATTTCGCACGCTATGCAAACAAATCTTGACGTGGCGACGGATCCGTGGGGCGTTAAGGTCGAACGGGtcgaaat AAAGGACGTTTCTTTGCCCCAACAGCTACAGCGGGCCATGGCGGCTGAAGCTGAAGCTTCGCGCGAAGCTCGAGCTAAAGTGATCGCAGCTGAAGGTGAAATGAAAGCTTCGCGGGCTTTGAAAGAAGCGGCCGATGTTATAAATGAATCACCGGCGGCGTTACAA TTGAGGTATTTACAAACGTTGAATAACATTTCCGCTGAGAAAAACTCCACGATCATATTTCCCCTGCCCATCGATTTGATCAGCTATTTCCTAAACTACAACAATGGGACTAACGGGAGCCAAATcatttaa
- the LOC660364 gene encoding band 7 protein AGAP004871 isoform X1: MYLLISIIDSDPLFVQTAFFKVIIFLSKHCLMSVGWKRTDSGGYECFLEYEKTSNMGCVEYAATFGSVVLLILTLPFSLFWCFKVVQEYERAVIFRLGRLRTGGARGPGIFFILPCVDSYCKVDLRTVSFDVPPQEALTKDSVTVTVDAVVYYRIQDPLNAVTKVTNYSNSTRLLAMTTLRNILGTRNLAEILSDREAISHAMQTNLDVATDPWGVKVERVEIKDVSLPQQLQRAMAAEAEASREARAKVIAAEGEMKASRALKEAADVINESPAALQLRYLQTLNNISAEKNSTIIFPLPIDLISYFLNYNNGTNGSQII, encoded by the exons ATGTACTTGTTGATATCTATCATCGATAGTGATCCGCTTTTCGTTCAAACagcatttttcaaagttattatatttttatcaaaacactgTTTGATGAGTGTCGGCTGGAAACGCACCGATTCGGGCGGGTATGAGTGCTTCCTAGAGTATG AAAAAACCAGCAACATGGGCTGTGTGGAATATGCCGCTACTTTTGGCTCTGTGGTGCTTCTAATCCTCACTCTCCCATTTTCACTGTTCTGGTGCTTCAAG gtTGTCCAGGAATACGAACGAGCCGTTATTTTTCGTCTAGGACGACTTCGCACCGGTGGTGCTCGAGGCCCTggcatttttttcattcttcCATGTGTTGATAGTTATTGTAAGGTTGATTTACGGACGGTTTCATTCGATGTTCCACCACAAGAA GCCTTAACTAAAGACTCAGTCACGGTCACAGTGGACGCTGTTGTCTATTACCGCATTCAGGACCCTTTAAACGCAGTCACGAAAGTCACAAACTACAG CAATTCGACCCGACTTTTGGCAATGACGACGCTCCGTAACATTCTTGGAACGCGCAATTTGGCCGAAATTCTTTCAGATCGTGAGGCGATTTCGCACGCTATGCAAACAAATCTTGACGTGGCGACGGATCCGTGGGGCGTTAAGGTCGAACGGGtcgaaat AAAGGACGTTTCTTTGCCCCAACAGCTACAGCGGGCCATGGCGGCTGAAGCTGAAGCTTCGCGCGAAGCTCGAGCTAAAGTGATCGCAGCTGAAGGTGAAATGAAAGCTTCGCGGGCTTTGAAAGAAGCGGCCGATGTTATAAATGAATCACCGGCGGCGTTACAA TTGAGGTATTTACAAACGTTGAATAACATTTCCGCTGAGAAAAACTCCACGATCATATTTCCCCTGCCCATCGATTTGATCAGCTATTTCCTAAACTACAACAATGGGACTAACGGGAGCCAAATcatttaa
- the LOC660180 gene encoding alpha-tocopherol transfer protein-like → MSHYLQPISEAQKIEILKTFGRTPETVKSDIEAIEEWLKKQPHLQKIPTDIPIENFLHLAKFSVEGTKRLIDDFYTIRSQLPRIFNTKEVNPNSEILAKYADISYFIPLPKLTSDLSRVIVCKFIEDSELFNPIYSYIWSVNVNVIRLLDDFAVNNIVIYDLEHCTLRHLAKITPTMLKIFPEIRKKILNRSVKSVNLVNCSSLTDYFLRFFKPLASQKVVERICVHNDLQSLHQVVPKEVLPKDYGGEEKSLKELNDLLKCKVRESRDVFDNLDNFTVDETLRPAKLVNDDILGVYGNFKRLAID, encoded by the exons ATGTCGCACTACTTACAACCAATTTCAGAAGcccaaaaaatcgaaattttgaaaaccttTGGCCGAACCCCTGAAACGGTCAAGAGTGACATTGAAGCGATCGAAGAATGGCTCAAAAAACAGCCACACTTGCAAAAAATCCCCA CTGATATCCCGATCGAAAACTTTCTACATCTGGCCAAATTCAGTGTCGAAGGAACGAAGAGACTAATCGATGACTTTTACACAATTCGCTCGCAACTGCCGCGAATTTTCAACACGAAAGAAGTGAATCCGAATTCGGAAATTCTGGCCAAATATGCCGACATCAG ttattttatccCGTTACCGAAACTAACAAGTGACTTGAGCCGAGTCATTGTGTGTAAATTCATCGAAGACTCGGAGCTTTTTAACCCGATTTATTCCTACATTTGGAGTGTCAATGTAAATGTAATTCGATTATTGGACGACTTTGCTGTTAACAACATCGTGATTTATGATCTCGAGCATTGCACTTTGAGACACTTGGCCAAAATCACGCCAACAATGCTTAAGATTTTCCCCGAGATTCGCAAA aaaattttaaacaggTCGGTCAAATCGGTCAATTTGGTCAATTGTTCCTCACTCACTGACTACTTCCTCCGTTTTTTTAAACCACTAGCAAGTCAGAAAGTCGTGGAACGG attTGTGTGCATAACGACTTGCAAAGTTTGCACCAAGTCGTGCCTAAGGAAGTCCTGCCGAAGGATTACGGCGGCGAGGAGAAATCTTTGAAGGAATTGAACG acttgcttaaatgcaaagtTAGGGAGAGTCGGGACGTTTTCGACAACTTGGACAACTTCACAGTTGACGAAACGCTACGCCCGGCCAAGCTAGTCAACGACGACATCCTGGGTGTTTATGGCAATTTTAAACGACTTGCTATcgattga
- the LOC660364 gene encoding band 7 protein AGAP004871 isoform X3: MGCVEYAATFGSVVLLILTLPFSLFWCFKVVQEYERAVIFRLGRLRTGGARGPGIFFILPCVDSYCKVDLRTVSFDVPPQEALTKDSVTVTVDAVVYYRIQDPLNAVTKVTNYSNSTRLLAMTTLRNILGTRNLAEILSDREAISHAMQTNLDVATDPWGVKVERVEIKDVSLPQQLQRAMAAEAEASREARAKVIAAEGEMKASRALKEAADVINESPAALQLRYLQTLNNISAEKNSTIIFPLPIDLISYFLNYNNGTNGSQII; this comes from the exons ATGGGCTGTGTGGAATATGCCGCTACTTTTGGCTCTGTGGTGCTTCTAATCCTCACTCTCCCATTTTCACTGTTCTGGTGCTTCAAG gtTGTCCAGGAATACGAACGAGCCGTTATTTTTCGTCTAGGACGACTTCGCACCGGTGGTGCTCGAGGCCCTggcatttttttcattcttcCATGTGTTGATAGTTATTGTAAGGTTGATTTACGGACGGTTTCATTCGATGTTCCACCACAAGAA GCCTTAACTAAAGACTCAGTCACGGTCACAGTGGACGCTGTTGTCTATTACCGCATTCAGGACCCTTTAAACGCAGTCACGAAAGTCACAAACTACAG CAATTCGACCCGACTTTTGGCAATGACGACGCTCCGTAACATTCTTGGAACGCGCAATTTGGCCGAAATTCTTTCAGATCGTGAGGCGATTTCGCACGCTATGCAAACAAATCTTGACGTGGCGACGGATCCGTGGGGCGTTAAGGTCGAACGGGtcgaaat AAAGGACGTTTCTTTGCCCCAACAGCTACAGCGGGCCATGGCGGCTGAAGCTGAAGCTTCGCGCGAAGCTCGAGCTAAAGTGATCGCAGCTGAAGGTGAAATGAAAGCTTCGCGGGCTTTGAAAGAAGCGGCCGATGTTATAAATGAATCACCGGCGGCGTTACAA TTGAGGTATTTACAAACGTTGAATAACATTTCCGCTGAGAAAAACTCCACGATCATATTTCCCCTGCCCATCGATTTGATCAGCTATTTCCTAAACTACAACAATGGGACTAACGGGAGCCAAATcatttaa
- the LOC103312645 gene encoding uncharacterized protein LOC103312645: MVRIKQRYCNESWEMRNNSSNVEALLYPDRRHSSKRNCYCNERNISPQLFTRPRECLYEDDLNETTYKIPEFIRKKSAKKPIFERPGEVPKPQHVITKYKSSYFDNASSGTSPTTHETGKTYRKSEKFDFQTFSHNYKPSLGDTEEASPQTSETFPPVVPTDLKNLADFRKDHYFETHSTEDLIKEIPPHECVHKFSLDERKLPFPLNPDAYGSSRCIICDKPMEKPLLNKIDEREKPKKAVFPKFYKYGLAPKRIYLGGSDRIDVVLDEGEECVGKWETPNYYNTYALRYQKGVKS; this comes from the exons ATGGTCAGAATAAAACAACGTTATTGCAA tgaaagttGGGAAATGCGCAACAACTCCTCAAACGTGGAGGCACTTTTATACCCTGACAGAAGGCATTCGAGTAAACGTAACTGTTACTGCAACGAGCGTAACATCTCACCCCAATTATTCACAAGACCTCGAGAGTGCCTTTATGAGGACGATTTGAACGAAACGACTTACAAAATCCCCgaatttattcgaaaaaaaagtgcgaaaaaaccgatttttgaGAGACCCGGGGAAGTACCAAAACCCCAGCACGTTATCACAAAATACAAGTCGTCATATTTCGATAATGCGAGTAGTGGAACGTCGCCCACGACGCACGAAACGGGAAAAACCTACCGAAAGTCGgaaaaattcgattttcaaacattttcgcACAACTATAAACCTAGTTTAGGAGATACTGAGGAGGCTTCGCCCCAAACTTCCGAAACGTTTCCACCAGTTGTGCCAACcgacttaaaaaatttggcCGATTTTCGGAAAGATCACTACTTTGAGACACACTCGACTGAAGATTTAATCAAAGAGATTCCACCACATGAGTGCGTCCATAAGTTCAGTTTAGATGAGCGAAAACTACCTTTTCCACTAAATCCGGACGCTTATGGGTCCAGTCGATGCATTATTTGTGATAAACCGATGGAAAAGCCGCTTCTTAATAAAATCGACGAGCgggaaaaaccaaaaaaagcagtttttcccaaattttataaatatggtTTGGCGCCTAAAAGAATTTATTTGGGAGGTAGTGACCGGATTGATGTGGTTTTAGACGAGGGCGAGGAGTGTGTGGGCAAGTGGGAAACCcctaattattataatacgTACGCTTTGAGGTATCAGAAAGGTGTTAAGTCGTAA
- the Vps37B gene encoding vacuolar protein sorting-associated protein 37C: MTSPLLLSDCKKAVSDLKSLSNDELDKIMNDEEKIENILSSLDQSYLKEIETQKERLLESNRALAEENLSREPELVEGREKLQELSEQAEQLSKSVEEKVKQIKNKSGDLSLETSLALLQTAASEMEEKSDKLVKSFLENEIDLENFLDEFLTKRRQVHLRLIKAEQLSKIISRGPMGGTSNYVNAPAIPINSNYFPGVPSQNVPYPTGPIGMPMPGLNYFQNHF; encoded by the exons ATGACGTCCCCATTATTATTGTCAGACTGCAAGAAGGCAGTTTCTGATTTAAAAAGCCTGAGTAACGACGAACTGGACAAGATAATGAACGACgaggaaaaaatcgaaaacatTCTCTCATCCTTAGATcag TCATATTTGAAAGAAATTGAAACGCAAAAAGAGCGCCTGTTAGAGAGTAACAGAGCCCTTGCTGAGGAGAATTTATCGCGAGAGCCTGAGTTAGTAGAAGGACGTGAAAAATTGCAAGAATTGAGCGAACAAGCCGAACAGTTATCGAAATCAGTTGAGGAGAAAGTGAAACAAATAA AGAATAAAAGTGGCGATCTCTCCCTTGAGACGTCACTAGCTTTGCTACAAACCGCCGCCAGTGAGATGGAGGAAAAGTCCGATAAACTTGTAAAGTCGTTTTTGGAAAACGAAATAGATTTAGAGAACTTTCTGGACGAGTTTTTGACCAAAAGACGCCAAGTCCACTTGAGGTTGATTAAAGCCGAACAGTTgtcgaaaattatttcaagggGGCCCATGGGGGGCACGTCAAATTATGTCAACGCGCCTGCAATTCCcattaatagtaattatttcCCGGGGGTTCCCAGCCAGAACGTGCCTTACCCGACAGGGCCCATTGGCATGCCCATGCCGGGGCTGAATTATTTCCAAAACCATTTTTAA
- the LOC660487 gene encoding serine/threonine-protein phosphatase Pgam5, mitochondrial isoform X1: protein MRPFSKMNKLFLGVCAASGAATYYFLNGSNKTVYASWTSNYEPSPHARWDDNWDHRSPKFLSHPKYSKDENNNQIHSEIELNKAKSVRHLILIRHGQYNVNGQTDEDRTLTKLGKIQAEYTGKRLKELGLPYTKIIKSTMSRAQETGSIISVSLPDVPVKNCDLLREGAPIPPEPPIGSWKQEMYKFFVDGARIEAAFRRYFHRAAPQQKEDSYTVLVCHANVIRYFVCRALQLPAEAWLRMSLNHASITWISITPSGRVVLRCLGDSGHMPPDVVTSR, encoded by the exons ATGCGCCCATTTTCGAAGATGAACAAGCTGTTTCTGGGTGTGTGTGCGGCTTCGGGGGCCGCAACTTACTACTTTTTGAACGGTTCAAATAAGACAGTTTACGCTTCTTGGACGTCGAATTACGAGCCTTCGCCACATGCCAGATGGGACGATAATTGGGACCA TCGCTCGCCGAAATTTTTATCACACCCGAAATACTCCAAAGATGAGAATAACAATCAGATTCATAgcgaaattgaattaaataaagctaAGTCAGTCCGACATTTGATTCTGATACGTCATGGTCAATACAATGTTAATGGCCAAACGGACGAAGACCGGACTTTAACAAAACTAGGGAAAATTCAAGCTGAATATACGGGGAAAAGGCTCAAAGAGTTGGGTCTACCgtatacaaaaataatcaaatcgACAATGTCTCGTGCGCAAGAGACTGGTTCAATTATCTCAGTTTCTCTCCCCGACGTTCCGGTTAAAAACTGCGATTTGTTGCGTGAAGGGGCCCCCATACCTCCGGAGCCCCCGATCGGGTCATGGAAGCAAGAAATGTAT AAGTTTTTCGTTGATGGGGCACGAATTGAGGCCGCTTTTCGTAGATATTTCCATAGGGCTGCGCCCCAACAAAAGGAAGACTCGTATACTGTTTTAGTGTGTCATGCTAATGTGATTCGGTATTTTGTGTGCAG GGCACTGCAATTACCAGCCGAGGCATGGTTGAGGATGTCTTTGAACCATGCTAGTATTACTTGGATTAGTATTACTCCAAGTGGGCGCGTGGTCTTAAGGTGTTTGGGCGATAGCGGGCACATGCCGCCAGATGTCGTCACTAgtcgataa
- the LOC660666 gene encoding transcription initiation factor TFIID subunit 7: MEPKSPPQDTKIELEDQFILRLPPNMADFVRTTMATKPKKLRKKLKIDLDPESGNGVVHVAGKPLEARLRKLPTIIESLKTCNRKVCVKTADICQILDCINYNEGSECVHGLTPPLKNVKLKRFRKSMINKDETAVNVQKELFYLLQADLEAVSTKFEIVYSNTKESQIKHQEKSEIEIFGNVLTDSAEETESNVEDVE, encoded by the exons ATGGAGCCAAAGTCGCCCCCTCAAGACACAAAAATTGAGTTAGAAGACCAATTTATCCTTCGCCTGCCTCCA AATATGGCCGACTTTGTTCGTACAACAATGGCTACTAAACCGAAAAAACttcgaaaaaaactaaaaattgatTTGGATCCGGAATCTGGCAATGGAGTTGTTCACGTCGCGGGGAAGCCCCTAGAAGCCCGCTTACGTAAACTGCCCACAATTATCGAGTCGCTTAAAACGTGCAATAGGAAAGTTTGTGTCAAAACGGCTGATATTTGCCAGATTTTGGACTGTATTAACTACAATGAGGGCTCTGAGTGTGTCCACGGCCTGACGCCCCCTTTAAAGAACGTGAAATTGAAGAGGTTTAGGAAATCTATGATAAATAAGGATGAGACGGCTGTGAACGTGCAGAAAGAGCTGTTTTACTTGCTTCAAGCCGACTTGGAGGCG GTTtccacaaaatttgaaatagttTACTCAAATACCAAGGAAAGCCAAATAAAACATCAGGAAAAATCGGAGATTGAAATATTTGGAAACGTTTTAACTGACTCGGCAGAG GAAACCGAAAGTAACGTGGAAGATGTCGAATAA
- the LOC660487 gene encoding serine/threonine-protein phosphatase Pgam5, mitochondrial isoform X2, with protein MRPFSKMNKLFLGVCAASGAATYYFLNGSNKTVYASWTSNYEPSPHARWDDNWDHRSPKFLSHPKYSKDENNNQIHSEIELNKAKSVRHLILIRHGQYNVNGQTDEDRTLTKLGKIQAEYTGKRLKELGLPYTKIIKSTMSRAQETGSIISVSLPDVPVKNCDLLREGAPIPPEPPIGSWKQEMYFFVDGARIEAAFRRYFHRAAPQQKEDSYTVLVCHANVIRYFVCRALQLPAEAWLRMSLNHASITWISITPSGRVVLRCLGDSGHMPPDVVTSR; from the exons ATGCGCCCATTTTCGAAGATGAACAAGCTGTTTCTGGGTGTGTGTGCGGCTTCGGGGGCCGCAACTTACTACTTTTTGAACGGTTCAAATAAGACAGTTTACGCTTCTTGGACGTCGAATTACGAGCCTTCGCCACATGCCAGATGGGACGATAATTGGGACCA TCGCTCGCCGAAATTTTTATCACACCCGAAATACTCCAAAGATGAGAATAACAATCAGATTCATAgcgaaattgaattaaataaagctaAGTCAGTCCGACATTTGATTCTGATACGTCATGGTCAATACAATGTTAATGGCCAAACGGACGAAGACCGGACTTTAACAAAACTAGGGAAAATTCAAGCTGAATATACGGGGAAAAGGCTCAAAGAGTTGGGTCTACCgtatacaaaaataatcaaatcgACAATGTCTCGTGCGCAAGAGACTGGTTCAATTATCTCAGTTTCTCTCCCCGACGTTCCGGTTAAAAACTGCGATTTGTTGCGTGAAGGGGCCCCCATACCTCCGGAGCCCCCGATCGGGTCATGGAAGCAAGAAATGTAT TTTTTCGTTGATGGGGCACGAATTGAGGCCGCTTTTCGTAGATATTTCCATAGGGCTGCGCCCCAACAAAAGGAAGACTCGTATACTGTTTTAGTGTGTCATGCTAATGTGATTCGGTATTTTGTGTGCAG GGCACTGCAATTACCAGCCGAGGCATGGTTGAGGATGTCTTTGAACCATGCTAGTATTACTTGGATTAGTATTACTCCAAGTGGGCGCGTGGTCTTAAGGTGTTTGGGCGATAGCGGGCACATGCCGCCAGATGTCGTCACTAgtcgataa
- the LOC660423 gene encoding stomatin: MRKCIECTATASSFVLFVITFPISIFACLKIVQEYERAVIFRLGRLRSGGPRGPGIFFILPCIDDYIKIDLRTVTFDIPPQEVLSKDSVTIWVDAVVYFRVEDPLAAILKVENFRTSTHLLAMTTLRNILGTKTLMEILSDRENIVHLMQTQLDVATDPWGIKVERVEITDIRLPQSLQRAMATEAEASREARAKIIAAEGEMNAAKALKLAADTIIQSPAAIQLRYLQTLSNISAEKNSTIVFPIPIELFSHFKRGN; encoded by the exons ATGAGAAAGTGCATCGAATGTACAGCCACCGCCTCTTCATTCGTCCTTTTCGTCATCACTTTCCCCATTTCCATATTTGCCTGCCTTAAA attgTACAAGAGTACGAACGAGCTGTTATTTTCCGGTTGGGGCGACTCCGGTCAGGGGGCCCCCGAGGCCCCggaatttttttcatcctCCCGTGTATAGACGACTACATCAAAATTGACCTCAGAACTGTTACTTTCGATATACCGCCACAagaa GTCTTAAGTAAAGACTCAGTCACAATATGGGTGGACGCAGTTGTCTATTTCCGAGTCGAAGACCCTTTGGCTGCAATACTtaaagtggaaaattttcg aacatCGACACATTTATTAGCGATGACGACTCTCCGAAACATCTTGGGGACAAAAACCTTGATGGAGATTTTATCAGACCGTGAAAATATCGTACATTTGATGCAAACACAATTAGATGTTGCCACAGACCCTTGGGGAATCAAAGTGGAACGGGTCGAAAT AACTGATATCAGATTACCCCAAAGTCTGCAACGAGCAATGGCGACGGAAGCCGAAGCTTCGCGCGAAGCTCGTGCCAAAATAATCGCAGCCGAGGGTGAAATGAACGCTGCTAAAGCCTTAAAGTTGGCTGCTGATACTATAATCCAATCACCAGCTGCAATTCAG ttgaGGTATTTACAAACACTGAGCAATATTTCAGCTGAGAAAAACTCAACGATTGTTTTCCCCATTCCGATAGAGctttttagtcattttaaaAGAGGCAactaa
- the LOC103312636 gene encoding zinc finger protein 493, with amino-acid sequence MEKITNGVISPPPAPDLNGNTSKGLKNCNGVSKLKDQIMTEDGRVFYPCQFCNKVFPIKKSRTLHIQKCAAKEYILSVGDEGKIPKDNPEKSPELKKIDIKQNIVLNELKTSPKSPPIKLTIKRSPSNGSNHFTVSNSLVLKEKNDTDDFNTIAKRLESNSVTITKQAPKNEQKAPPESDDLNEFTCRECKKEFKSSLELLRHGRKVHSYPKVLMALSEVKKFYAAKNRSECPICHKPLKTNFRSAFVKHLLTHTNEMKYSCKVCNKKFRRSDHMKAHEKRHV; translated from the exons ATGGAAAAAA TAACGAACGGGGTTATTTCACCACCGCCAGCCCCCGACCTGAATGGAAACACCTCAAAGGGGCTCAAAAATTGCAACGGAGTGTCCAAACTCAAAGACCAGATCATGACCGAGGACGGCCGTGTTTTCTACCCTTGCCAATTCTGCAACAAAGTCTTccctattaaaaaatcgcgtaCTTTACACATTCAGAAATGCGCGGCCAAAGAGTACATTTTGTCAGTCGGGGACGAGGGTAAAATACCCAAAGACAATCCCGAGAAATCCCCCgaactgaaaaaaatcgatattAAGCAAAACATTGTCTTGAATGAGCTTAAGACTTCGCCCAAGTCGCCCCCGATTAAATTAACGATTAAGCGCAGCCCCAGCAACGGTAGCAACCACTTCACTGTCTCCAACTCGCTTGTCTTGAAGGAAAAAAACGACACTGACGATTTTAACACAATTGCCAAAAGACTGGAAAGTAATTCTGTGACAATAACGAAGCAGGCCCCGAAAAACGAGCAAAAAGCGCCCCCTGAAAGCGACGATTTGAACGAGTTTACTTGTCGCGAGTGTAAGAAGGAGTTCAAATCGTCTTTGGAGTTGTTAAGACATGGGCGGAAAGTCCACTCTTACCCAAAGGTTCTGATGGCTTTGAGTGAGGTAAAAAAGTTTTACGCGGCCAAAAATAGGTCAGAGTGCCCGATTTGTCATAAACCCCTCAAGACGAATTTCCGGTCTGCGTTTGTTAAACATCTGCTAACGCATACGAATGAAATGAAGTATTCGTGTAAAGTCTGTAATAAAAAGTTCCGCAGGTCTGATCATATGAAAGCGCACGAGAAGCGGCATGTTTAG